Proteins encoded together in one Fibrobacter succinogenes window:
- a CDS encoding putative DNA modification/repair radical SAM protein → MDLREKLDILGDAAKYDVSCSSSGSKRNSPKGGMGCGHSSGICHTWSADGRCISLLKVLFSNACKYDCAYCVNRRSNDIPRATFTPKELINLTLEFYRRNYIEGLFLSSAVIGTPDYTMELLIKVAKELRLVHHFGGYIHLKAIPGASSKLLFEAGLYADRSSVNIEIPSDKQLQYLAPEKNFASIYRPMNFLAERKLEYKADKSKYSPKFLPAGQSTQMIVGASGETDFQILTLSAGFYKQQQMKRVYFSGYVPINADKRLPVITTKPPLLREHRLYQADWLMRFYKFEYNEILDEKNPFLDPDLDPKVMWALRHPECFPVDLQTADYEMILRVPGIGVRSAQLIVSGRRYNKIRLEHLKKMGVVLKRAKYFIYNNEVPRELHKLYPEMIRPLLIAGKPKSDQLDLFDSMPAALPSPATNQPITQPTANYQPIAMPPPRAAQSPQTLSIASN, encoded by the coding sequence ATGGATTTACGGGAAAAGCTGGACATTCTAGGCGATGCCGCCAAGTATGACGTTTCGTGTTCGTCGAGCGGCTCCAAGCGCAACTCGCCCAAAGGCGGAATGGGCTGCGGGCACAGTTCAGGCATTTGCCACACATGGAGCGCCGATGGCCGCTGCATTTCGCTATTGAAAGTGCTTTTCAGCAATGCGTGCAAATACGATTGCGCCTATTGCGTCAACCGGCGGAGTAACGATATCCCGCGAGCGACTTTTACACCCAAGGAACTCATCAATCTCACTTTGGAATTTTACCGACGCAATTACATCGAAGGGCTATTCTTGAGTTCGGCGGTTATCGGTACGCCCGATTACACGATGGAACTTTTGATTAAGGTCGCAAAAGAATTGCGGCTGGTGCACCATTTTGGCGGATACATTCACTTGAAAGCGATTCCCGGAGCAAGTTCCAAGCTTTTGTTCGAGGCAGGGCTTTATGCCGACCGCAGTAGCGTGAACATCGAAATTCCATCCGACAAGCAATTGCAATACCTTGCGCCCGAAAAGAATTTTGCATCCATTTACCGCCCCATGAATTTTTTGGCAGAACGCAAATTGGAATATAAAGCGGATAAATCCAAGTATTCTCCCAAATTTTTGCCAGCAGGGCAAAGCACGCAAATGATTGTCGGAGCATCGGGGGAGACTGATTTCCAGATTCTCACGCTGTCGGCAGGCTTCTACAAGCAACAGCAAATGAAGCGTGTTTATTTTTCGGGCTATGTTCCCATCAACGCCGACAAGCGCTTGCCTGTGATTACAACAAAGCCACCGCTTTTGCGCGAACACAGGCTGTACCAAGCGGATTGGCTTATGCGTTTTTACAAGTTCGAATACAACGAAATCTTGGACGAAAAAAATCCATTCCTGGATCCGGATCTAGACCCGAAAGTGATGTGGGCACTCAGGCATCCGGAATGTTTCCCGGTCGATTTGCAAACCGCCGATTACGAAATGATTTTGCGCGTGCCGGGAATCGGAGTGAGGTCTGCCCAGCTCATTGTAAGCGGCAGGCGTTACAATAAAATCAGGCTGGAACATTTAAAGAAAATGGGAGTGGTTCTCAAGCGCGCGAAGTACTTCATTTACAACAATGAAGTTCCTCGTGAGCTCCATAAGCTTTACCCGGAAATGATTCGTCCGCTGCTCATTGCAGGCAAGCCCAAATCCGATCAACTGGATTTGTTCGATTCTATGCCCGCCGCATTACCATCACCGGCAACCAATCAGCCAATAACTCAACCAACAGCAAACTATCAGCCAATCGCGATGCCACCACCAAGAGCCGCGCAATCACCCCAAACATTGTCAATCGCAAGCAACTAA
- a CDS encoding TIGR03915 family putative DNA repair protein, producing MSIAIHYDSTFDGFLSAVFEIYRQHLDVTSFVAERSYEAEHEVSSDLFAQPFHIETSEESARRLKRAITNAASKDVLNLLETCFRSEDTGIEMNILAYLRKLFAGLDPNYGRNPSSLEMIPLITIARSVRREMDNMYGMVRFNKAPDGMYIAEIEPKYDILEMIIGHFRCRYPNGTWAIIDVKRGFGVYYENYKTHFVTVPDPSYISAHAPPDEFTRMWKSYYDTMAIKERLNPRLLRRCLPVRYWKHLPERSLPNPSLGTMGEARLRLPSAVAKSNSVASLMLK from the coding sequence ATGTCCATCGCCATTCATTACGATTCTACTTTCGACGGTTTCCTGAGCGCGGTCTTCGAGATTTACCGCCAGCATCTCGACGTCACGAGCTTTGTAGCCGAGCGCTCTTACGAGGCTGAACACGAGGTTTCGTCTGACCTTTTTGCACAGCCGTTTCATATCGAAACATCCGAAGAATCAGCAAGGCGTCTCAAGCGTGCCATCACAAATGCCGCCAGCAAAGACGTTCTGAACCTGCTCGAAACATGCTTCCGCTCCGAAGACACGGGCATCGAGATGAACATTCTGGCATACTTGCGTAAGCTTTTTGCTGGCCTCGACCCGAATTACGGTCGCAATCCTTCGAGCCTCGAAATGATTCCGCTTATCACAATCGCGCGTTCTGTGCGTCGCGAAATGGACAACATGTACGGGATGGTGCGTTTCAACAAGGCCCCCGATGGAATGTACATCGCCGAGATCGAACCCAAGTACGACATTCTCGAAATGATTATCGGGCATTTCCGGTGCCGTTACCCCAACGGCACATGGGCGATTATCGATGTCAAACGAGGCTTTGGCGTGTACTACGAAAACTACAAAACACATTTTGTAACTGTACCCGATCCAAGTTACATTTCCGCGCATGCGCCTCCAGACGAATTTACACGCATGTGGAAGTCTTACTACGATACGATGGCAATCAAGGAGCGGCTCAACCCGCGCCTCCTTCGACGTTGCTTGCCCGTTCGCTACTGGAAGCATCTTCCGGAGCGTTCACTCCCGAATCCATCGCTTGGAACCATGGGGGAGGCGAGATTACGGCTTCCGTCTGCAGTCGCCAAGTCCAACTCCGTAGCTTCATTGATGCTGAAATAG
- a CDS encoding type II toxin-antitoxin system RelB/DinJ family antitoxin, protein MSQTTFSIRMDDNLKKDFDKLCEEFGMSMTTAINVFARAVVREKRIPFEVASSKAPAYAADRRAFYNANPVASRMSMVMRQLSAEAERAGAADMTLDEINAEIDAARSGR, encoded by the coding sequence ATGTCACAAACTACCTTTAGCATTCGAATGGATGACAACCTGAAAAAGGACTTTGACAAGCTTTGCGAAGAGTTTGGCATGTCGATGACCACGGCGATAAATGTCTTTGCTCGTGCCGTTGTGCGCGAGAAGAGGATTCCCTTCGAGGTTGCGTCCTCAAAGGCTCCCGCCTATGCCGCCGACAGACGCGCTTTCTACAATGCAAATCCAGTTGCAAGTCGCATGTCGATGGTAATGCGCCAGCTTTCTGCCGAGGCTGAAAGAGCAGGGGCCGCCGATATGACTCTAGACGAGATCAATGCTGAAATTGATGCAGCCAGGAGCGGTCGATGA
- a CDS encoding flavin reductase family protein, protein MRKDFGKKAIITPLPVLIIATYNEDGTPNAMNAAWGGQREEDEISICLGSDHKTTENIKARKAFTVSFGTRKTATVSDFFGVVSGKKMPNKVEKAGVHVIKSAHVDAPMFEEFPLTLECELKECSPDFDGSTYIVGRVVNTSADENVLGDDGKVDLGKVEPISYDSAAHAYRVVGEKVGKAFSDGLKIAKA, encoded by the coding sequence ATGCGTAAAGATTTTGGCAAAAAAGCAATCATCACTCCCCTACCCGTTCTTATTATCGCGACTTACAACGAAGACGGAACTCCCAATGCCATGAATGCGGCTTGGGGCGGCCAGCGCGAAGAAGACGAGATTTCGATTTGCCTTGGCTCAGACCACAAGACGACCGAGAATATTAAGGCCCGCAAGGCGTTTACGGTAAGTTTTGGCACGCGCAAAACCGCAACGGTTTCTGACTTTTTCGGTGTGGTGAGCGGCAAGAAAATGCCCAACAAGGTCGAAAAGGCAGGTGTGCATGTGATCAAGAGCGCCCATGTCGATGCGCCGATGTTCGAAGAATTTCCGCTGACGCTTGAATGCGAACTCAAGGAATGCAGCCCGGATTTTGACGGAAGTACCTACATTGTGGGTAGAGTCGTGAACACCAGCGCTGATGAAAACGTTCTTGGCGATGACGGCAAGGTGGATCTTGGGAAAGTCGAGCCGATTTCCTATGACTCCGCGGCGCATGCCTACCGCGTTGTTGGCGAAAAGGTTGGCAAGGCTTTCAGCGACGGCCTCAAAATCGCAAAAGCATAA
- a CDS encoding cellulase family glycosylhydrolase, with translation MEKIKDMNGSSVKPGFFVQDSFLYSKDNEKVVLRGVNHMFIWTDREGKTIPEIAKTGANCVRIVWNTRGRISDLDNIISLCIANGMIPIPEIHDTTGNWDRLSDALEFWLREETLQMIYNHQEYLILNIGNEPGDKAQSADEFFNAYNIIVTKLRASGVRVPIMIDADEWGQNEKNLLNVGPKLLQADPEHNLIFSIHMWWPTERHNPVASGYETVKDRIKGTLEESIKRKIPLIVGEFAPVAAGGVREIPYKYIMAECERLNIGWLAWSWGPGNFDSPEMDMTVHGSYNTLVGWGKEIAVDSSLGIQNTSVIPNFIQNKDFTTGSQGSGTNIIENGDFIAEDPLSGWTTDFWGGKGEVTVKDGVVHFDIKKSGKDSWNLQFKQHFALHKGVTYIFSMRAKADKPRTLNVNIKKDCENYTPYANGRILDLSTSWQNFSWKFTMKEETDVDAVLIFDMGGVPTSWSLADVSLVHARSVADRLNRTFQRNVQKNSGYFNAPNGPWELHLYSTNGTLLDILDKGKGGEGMRQYPKIERSGIMVIKDLG, from the coding sequence ATGGAGAAAATAAAAGATATGAACGGCTCTTCTGTTAAACCGGGCTTTTTCGTTCAAGATTCTTTTCTGTATAGCAAGGACAACGAAAAGGTTGTTCTCCGTGGTGTTAACCACATGTTTATTTGGACTGATCGCGAAGGCAAGACAATCCCCGAAATTGCAAAAACTGGTGCAAACTGTGTAAGAATTGTTTGGAACACCCGCGGTCGAATCAGCGACCTCGACAATATCATTTCGCTTTGTATTGCAAACGGCATGATTCCAATTCCAGAAATCCACGACACGACTGGTAACTGGGACCGTTTGAGCGACGCTCTCGAATTTTGGCTCCGCGAAGAGACTCTCCAGATGATTTACAATCATCAGGAATACTTGATTTTGAACATCGGCAACGAACCTGGAGACAAGGCTCAGAGCGCCGATGAATTTTTCAATGCCTACAACATCATCGTGACCAAGCTCCGCGCCTCCGGTGTGCGAGTTCCAATCATGATTGATGCCGATGAATGGGGCCAGAACGAAAAGAACCTTTTGAACGTCGGTCCGAAACTTTTGCAAGCGGATCCCGAACACAATTTGATTTTCTCGATTCACATGTGGTGGCCTACCGAACGCCACAACCCAGTCGCTAGCGGCTACGAAACAGTCAAGGACCGCATCAAGGGTACGCTCGAAGAATCTATTAAGCGCAAAATTCCGCTGATTGTCGGTGAATTTGCACCGGTCGCTGCAGGTGGCGTCAGAGAAATTCCGTACAAGTATATCATGGCGGAATGCGAACGCTTGAACATTGGCTGGCTCGCCTGGAGCTGGGGACCGGGTAACTTCGACAGCCCCGAAATGGACATGACGGTGCACGGCTCCTACAATACGCTTGTGGGCTGGGGCAAGGAAATTGCAGTCGATAGCTCTCTTGGCATCCAGAATACCAGTGTCATCCCGAATTTCATCCAGAACAAGGACTTTACGACCGGCTCTCAGGGATCCGGTACGAACATCATTGAAAATGGCGACTTTATCGCCGAGGATCCTCTCAGCGGTTGGACAACCGACTTCTGGGGAGGCAAGGGCGAAGTCACCGTCAAGGATGGAGTTGTTCATTTCGACATTAAAAAGAGCGGCAAGGATTCCTGGAATCTCCAGTTCAAGCAACATTTTGCGCTCCACAAAGGCGTTACATACATTTTCAGCATGCGCGCCAAGGCCGACAAACCACGTACGCTCAACGTGAACATCAAGAAGGATTGCGAAAACTACACGCCGTATGCTAATGGTCGTATCCTCGACTTGAGCACTAGCTGGCAGAACTTCAGCTGGAAATTCACGATGAAGGAAGAAACCGATGTCGATGCAGTACTCATCTTCGACATGGGTGGCGTGCCGACATCCTGGAGTCTCGCCGATGTTTCGCTAGTTCATGCCCGCAGCGTTGCCGACCGCCTCAACAGAACGTTCCAGCGCAACGTGCAAAAGAATTCCGGCTACTTCAACGCCCCGAACGGTCCGTGGGAATTGCACCTATACTCGACCAACGGCACCTTGCTCGACATTCTCGACAAGGGCAAGGGTGGGGAAGGCATGCGCCAGTACCCCAAGATTGAACGCAGCGGAATCATGGTCATTAAGGACCTTGGCTAA
- a CDS encoding type II toxin-antitoxin system prevent-host-death family antitoxin, which produces MPCILPVSDLRNYNEVLQNVSEESPVFLTKNGRGCYVVIDIKEYERMVAALKFQKALAEGERSAEQGGWLSAADVRKKYEV; this is translated from the coding sequence ATGCCCTGCATTTTACCAGTGTCTGATTTACGAAATTACAATGAAGTTCTTCAGAACGTGTCCGAAGAATCTCCCGTGTTCCTGACCAAAAACGGTCGGGGTTGCTATGTTGTCATAGACATCAAAGAATACGAACGGATGGTAGCGGCATTGAAATTCCAAAAGGCTCTTGCCGAGGGAGAACGATCTGCCGAACAGGGTGGCTGGCTTTCCGCTGCGGATGTGCGAAAGAAATACGAGGTGTAG
- a CDS encoding putative toxin-antitoxin system toxin component, PIN family has protein sequence MKYYAVIDTNVIVSALLKWNSVPGVVLQAVFNGFVVPVYNDEILNEYRNVLNRPKFGFSSELISETISQIESLGVMENALETVAEAKPDPKDIVFYSIALSHGKTAETHLVTGNVKHFPANPIVVTPRQMLDILCM, from the coding sequence ATGAAGTACTATGCGGTCATTGACACGAATGTCATTGTTTCCGCTTTGCTGAAATGGAACTCTGTTCCTGGAGTCGTATTGCAGGCAGTTTTCAATGGATTTGTTGTTCCTGTATATAATGATGAAATTCTGAATGAGTATCGCAATGTTTTGAATAGGCCGAAATTCGGTTTTTCTTCGGAGCTGATTTCAGAAACCATATCCCAGATAGAATCCTTGGGTGTTATGGAAAATGCTTTGGAAACTGTTGCAGAAGCCAAGCCCGATCCCAAGGACATTGTCTTTTATTCCATTGCGCTTTCTCATGGTAAAACAGCCGAAACGCATCTTGTAACGGGGAACGTCAAGCATTTTCCTGCAAATCCGATTGTCGTCACGCCGCGACAGATGTTGGACATTCTGTGCATGTAG
- a CDS encoding type II toxin-antitoxin system RelE/ParE family toxin: MPVIIFSPKVSEDLDSIKAYIESELGSPQAANEKVLEILDAIDNLAIFPEIGPSLKGKVDSLSRYRCLSVSNCIVFYRIELDKVLHS, from the coding sequence ATGCCCGTCATCATTTTTTCGCCAAAGGTCTCCGAGGATTTGGATTCAATCAAAGCGTATATAGAATCTGAATTGGGCAGTCCTCAAGCGGCAAATGAAAAGGTTCTTGAAATCCTTGATGCCATCGACAACCTTGCCATTTTTCCTGAAATAGGTCCATCCTTAAAAGGCAAAGTAGATTCATTGAGTCGATATCGATGTTTATCAGTATCGAACTGTATTGTTTTTTATCGAATTGAACTCGACAAGGTGCTTCACTCATAA
- the grpE gene encoding nucleotide exchange factor GrpE, with amino-acid sequence MAEEKNPEQNVEPNDTERAQFEQDVLKAAQDAMNLEAEANASANSATGNDNASASQESTEKTADVEGQNAEAPKSEEKAEEQPAAPSAEEVLKQQLAEANDRTLRLMAEFDNFRRRSAKEQLELIETANGKLLEKLSEVQDNFERAFASENKAKDLEAFEKGMQMIYNQFSKVLTDAGLEQIDPTGKEFDPNLHEALMQQPSETIPEGHVVTVFQKGYKLKNKILKTAKVIVSSGK; translated from the coding sequence ATGGCTGAAGAAAAGAATCCGGAACAGAATGTTGAACCGAACGATACTGAACGTGCTCAATTTGAACAGGATGTGCTGAAAGCCGCCCAGGATGCAATGAATCTCGAAGCCGAAGCCAATGCTTCGGCTAATTCCGCAACCGGCAACGACAACGCAAGCGCATCCCAGGAGTCCACCGAAAAAACTGCTGACGTCGAAGGTCAAAATGCTGAAGCGCCAAAGTCCGAAGAAAAAGCTGAAGAACAGCCGGCCGCACCTTCTGCCGAAGAAGTTTTAAAACAGCAACTTGCCGAAGCCAACGACCGCACCCTTCGCTTGATGGCTGAATTCGACAACTTCCGCCGCCGTAGCGCCAAGGAACAGCTCGAACTCATCGAAACCGCGAACGGCAAGCTTCTCGAAAAGCTCTCCGAAGTCCAGGATAATTTCGAACGCGCTTTCGCCAGCGAAAACAAGGCCAAGGACCTCGAAGCCTTCGAAAAAGGCATGCAGATGATTTACAATCAGTTCTCCAAGGTCCTCACGGATGCAGGCCTCGAACAAATCGACCCGACCGGCAAGGAATTCGACCCGAACCTCCACGAAGCACTGATGCAGCAGCCCAGCGAAACTATCCCGGAAGGTCACGTCGTCACCGTATTCCAGAAGGGTTACAAGCTCAAGAACAAAATCTTGAAGACCGCCAAGGTCATCGTCTCCTCCGGAAAGTAA